The region ATGTCCTTaattgcaaagaacagaaaatggcaaaaagctggaaagccataatatatatgctgcaagttaatccaaagacaaaaatcagccaAATCGTATGTCACGACGACTTCATCTTTGCAAAGGGTCAAAAACCTCATTTAGTGTCATCacttaaaattctcaagaaactgCACAGGCAAGTGAGTTTTAGGAATGCCCTAGAATGTAACCATCGCATATTCAcacctgagaaaaatatcttgcccTTCGTCTCTCAAATGCATAGGAATATGTTTGAACCTTGCCTTGGGAAGTTTCAACCGGTATGATCTCGGGCAAGTGACAATCTATTgtggttcagtttcttcatccatagaaatggagatgataacacTGTTTCCTTCAAGGGGATGTGGTGAAAAGTAGTTGAGGTACTCCCCgtcaagtgcttagcacaatgctggCACAGTCGCCAAGCACGCCATGTCCGAGGTCACCAAGGCCAAGCTCAGGTTCCCCATGAGCACCTGAGCTGCCTCCCGCCCCCGAGCATCGCCCCCGAAGGCTGTTTTCAGAGCCACCCCAGTCGGCCCGTAAATCCTGGAGCCCTCCGAAGGTGTGCCCGTGGCAGTttgagggcaggggtcagggggcgTGCTGCCAATGTGTattagtcttcctttttttatttcttccttccttatagTTAAAGTGTACGACACGATGGCTCTGGCTCGTacgcatatacatagtgaagagattactacagtcaaacaaATGACCATCTTCATCACCTTCTACCCTTGTATGCTAAGAGAATCTAAAATCTACTGTCTTGGTAAAGTTTCAGAATCAAACacaacattattaacaatagtcgtCCTGCTGTACTTTGGATCTCCAGACGTATTCATTGGCCCAATTCCTGATTTGTACCCCTTGACCTCCTTGTTCCCAtttgctcctctccctgcagtgggtagttttctggcaggtggcaggtggcttgCTGCTGGCTTCCCAGCATTCTTTACTGTGAACCACATTGTCAACACTAATATAACTgtccttcattgtttttattatacataacgcTCGAGTTTGTATATCATATAATTGGATcgatttctgtaatttatatgtGCACAAGTGTATGGAAGTCCTGTGATTGAATTAAATTACCACagaatcttttgattttaaaacattgccacataatcgattcccttttcctctgttaggagttttcattgaaaagtaaatttgaaagcatttagaaaaagtttttttttttacacaggagCTCTAATATGTAGTCACCAGTTCTAaaatgtgctctccttttcagCATCTAAGAGTTTTGCatagatttattttacactttacacaggttgcatatttaaaaatatccccTATCGGTTAGTTTTCACTATGAAAACCTGggcttttccactttttgttccAGATTCATTGAGGGTTTTAAATAAGGACTGGATGTAGGGGATGGGCAGCCAGGTCCCTTGACGTCCAGGAGCGCTAGTCACCAGTTCGTAGTAACTAGCTGCTAGGAACTAGTTGCTAGTTACTAGTAAAGTAGtgacttcagtttctagaaagcctaggAATAAGTACTGTTGTGGAActcttggatttaattttttctatgctgtgttttgtttcctcACGTGTGTTTCTAATGGGCTAAGTAATAAAGTTAATGCGGAAAAAAAGGTTGACTGGAGTGTTATCGTCCTGTTAATACTCTATTCCGCATATAGATGCTTaggatgtgttatttattttaaagttttaataatatattttatttaatccaacatagcaaaattataatttctatatgtaatgaaTATCAACAGTTTGTCAATTACGTAAGCGCTGACTCTTCCCTTCAGTTGGTTTTCTCTGCAAACCGCACCAGGAGGTGCCACATTTTCGTCCATCAACTACTGAAGAAAGTAGTCATGCGTTCTGTTCCCTTCTAGTCCTCAAACCCAGTCGTCCCTTGTCCCACAGACATTTCATCTGTGTCAGTCCCATTTTGTTCCCTGTCTACAATTCCCAACGTCATTTTGGTGCTTTGCTGATGTTTCTACttgatttctgaatttccaaACGGAAACCACAAACACCCATAGCGCAGTCATCATTTCCTAATCGtgttgatttcttaaaatcactTTTCCTTAGAGGATATGTAGGAGATCAGTACTCACggaaaactctagaaaattattttaggccacacagaacaaaaagcaacagaagaacagaaaatttactcGGATTTTGAGGAAGCCACAAATAGCACGATAAATTAAGTGGTTACAGGTCTTTCGGGTCATCTGAGGcggctctgaaaagagcctttggggGGCCGTGCCCGGGGGCAGGAGGCGGCTCATGTGCTCATGGTGAACCTGAGCACAGCCCTGGTGCCCTCGGTCACGGCATGCTTGCGGAGCTCCCCGGTCAGCAGCAGGTGCACGGCGGCCTGGATGTCCTGTGAGGTGAGGGTGCAGCGCTGGTTGTAACGGGCCAGGCGGCCGGCCTCTTCGGCGAGGCGCTCGAAGAGGTCGCTAATGCACGAGTCCATGACGTTCACGGCCTGCTGGGACAGGCTGAGGCCGTCGTGGACCAGCTTCAGAACCCTGGGGAAATAGGTGGCGAAACTGTCCTcgccgcggcggccgcggcggcagcGGGTGtgacggcggctgcggcggcgatgGCGCCTGGGCTTCTTCTGTTTCAGGGCCGTCGGAGCGCCCTTCTCAGGCGCCTGGGTGCTGACACCTTCCTCCGGAGACGGGGCAGAGGCAGGCTCCGCCATCCCTCAGGCAACCCCCAAGAGCTAGGAGGCACCGACGATGGCGCTGCTGCCAGGCGGGGAGCCCTTTTTATAGTCGCTGCCTTGCCTCACGTCATGCGTGACCTCGACTTCTGACTGGGTGTCAGGGCACACAGGGAGCGCGTGAGTGAGCCTAGCGGAGTGCGCTGGGACTGCACGGTCCTCCTGCTGGCGGTCCCTCCACCAATCACAGTGAGCGTCTGGAGCCCTGCAAGCTGCCTGTCTGGTCCCATACAGAAATTCACAGCAAGAGAACCCACACAGGAAGGCTGTGGCACGGCCAGCAGAGGGCTCCTGGACGTGGAGATGTGTCGGTCCACCTCCCGCCTCCGGTTCTGATCGAAACCCTCAATGAATCAGGATAACGGAGTAAAAAACTACCGTTTGTAAAGAGTGAAATCAAACACAACTGGGGTATTTAGACCTacataagaaaattcagcatttacCAGGTTTGTAGTCACACTCCTAATGATACTTAGATCCGAAAAAGTACCCTACATTCTAGCATTGCTGAATACATAGAACAGCCcttgattgaaagagaaaaaaggtattgGTCTAATTTTGCAGTAAGTCACCCAAAAGGTAAGAGACAGtcaagaaatagtttaaaatcacGTGCTTTTCAAAAATCGGACAGTTCgagaaaatttattccttaaatgtatttgtggaaaaatgaacccCAAATACGGAACCAGTACAGAATgaagaagaattagagaaatggaGGTCATCAAGGAACTtgtcacagaaagaaagaaagaaaagaaagaaagaaagaaagaaagaaagaaagaaagaaagaaagaaagaaagaaagaaagaaagaaagaaagaaagaaagaaagaaagaaagaaagaaaagacaataaacaaccaTACAGTATAATTCACAGTAAATGAGCCCTCAGGCAAAGAATCACACCCATTCCATCAGGAGCTGCTTCCACCTCAACTCCAAGGCTGAAGAGTCCAGGAAAATTTTGATTGGCTCTCTTGGGAAACCCGGTTCCATGGTGAGCCGGTGGCTATGACTCCGTGGCTACAGGTTCCTCATTGCCTGACTGAGAACAGACTGGGGCTTGAGCTGCTCTGATTGGACCTTCCATCATCCCTATTATGCATAAATGCAAGTCATGAAGGTTTGTGCTTTCTAAACCCAAAGATTATAGACTGGAGAGGAAcataactggataaaactgaacgagttaaaatagtaacttcagtttctagaaagcctaggGATAGGTAttgcttcttgaaattttctccttagttatttctgtgatcggttgggtcctcctttgtgtttctgtatgtacTCCATAATACTGAGAATGCCGAAAAACGTTTGATGCAGGATGTTTGTCCTGCTCCTACTATGTTCCCCATATGGATGCTTACAGTTCGTTATTTATTCTCCATGAGTTTGAGGATTCCAGCACCggccagaaatttaaaaaaaaacaaatgtatatataaatatatatatatatatatatatatatgtatatgtatatatttgtatgtacacacatatatattcatttttacatgtatacagacacatatgtatatgtgtatgtgtatatgtgtgtttgtgtgtgtgtgtatatatactatgtgtgtgtgtgtgtgtgtgtgtgtgactatggatatatatttgaggactgaaacacaggagagaaataactgagtcaaaaatgtcaagaaacaatatctaatccaccttctttagaaactgaagttactagtttaattcattcagattttaccaATTCTGTTCATTGCCAGGCAATATAATGTgtgtggaaatatatatacatttttttttttagaaaggtaaaacaTCATGTTTTGTGTCTATGTGCAATGGGGATGATGGGAGGGACCTGTTGGATGAGGTGTCCCAGGCTGAACCAATTAGAAGCCTCCTGAAATGTTTGGACTTGCAGTTGAGGGGAATTGTGTCATTAAATAGGTCTGAGTCCTTGActgctgtttgttgttttgtttgaatggttttatgcttttaatcatGTTGATTTACAGATATTATATTAGTTTCTAAAGCTGTCGTAAATAAATTCGAGAGTCTCggtgacttaaaaaatatatatttatcatctcacagttctggatgccaaaTAGCCCCTCTTCATAagcacaccagtcatattgggttaggacCGACCCTCACGACTTCACTTTAAACACAGTTACCTCTATAGAGACTATCTCCAAAATAGGGTCACCTCCTGAAGTACTGGGGGGGTCACAAGGTCAACAGAAGAATTTTGAGAGGGTACAATTCAATAAAGAATATTAAGCTTTCTGCCCCTCCAAAAAATTAAGGTACttccatgaaaaatacattcacaccTTCCCTACAGCCCCCAAATCTTAACCCATTGCAGTTCAActttaagtccaaaatctcatctacaAATCTTATATATCTGCTACGGGTGAGACTCCAGTTGTGACTGATGCTGAGGCAGAATTTATCCTTATCCCTGAACCTGCGAAAACAGACAGCAAATTACCAGTTTCCAAAAACAGTAGCGGGACAGGCATAGAATAGACATTACCATTCCAAAtgtgagaaatcagaagaaaactagaGTTTATGGGCCCTAAGCAGGTTTGCACCATAGTAGGGCTAATTCCATTAGATTTAAGGGATTGAAAACAGTCCTCTTTAATCATTGCTCTGCCCTCTGGACCCTCTGGGATAGCAGCATGAAACTCTcagccctgggcagtggggacctcttccccagcctggtTTGTTACAGAAGAGGTGGCACTAGCCATCTAGAATGGAGAAAGCGGCCTCCATCTATGGGATCAAGGAGATGATGGCCTCATCCCCCAGACCTGTGTCCCTGTTCTCAACAAGACTCTGTCTGGATTCTCCTCTTGccattgctgttttctcagaGTCCTGCTGGAAGAGTGGAATcaccatagctttactgatgtcttccttggtttcccagggtctgaaaagtacgtgcaagtctgcagccacaggccgactggaaaacaactttacatccacgtaaatactgtcatcttgccccataaccacgGTTCAACAGATCACATAactgtgggaaaggagggaaccccaataaatgcttaccaaggaaaaactgtgtccttttacattcttttacagcccatgtggttttaggtcccaacatggctttggtcctgctcactctagcgatattaatgaaatttgagaaagagagaagaaaagtggggtTTGAGGTTCAAGATCCTAAGTGGAATCAAGTGCATCTGATTACTCACTTCAGGAGGGGCGTGAGGAAAAAGGGCACTTACTGAGTGAACATCTAGGATCCAGTGGTGTGGTTTACTACGTAGACAAGCTACGGGAAGTGCCTTTACTGCTTCAATAACACATTACGAGTACCAACGtagctagaaaaaatattaagaagagaaaataacccaccaattttttttttaatggtggaataAGCGTTAAGTCAGGTCTTTGCTGAAGAAAGCTGTCATAGCTATATCATATTGCAAAAATAGACTTGAAGTCAACGGAGATTCCTTGAGGATAAAGATAGTCCCCCTgggataaaatgttcaattcatgtgggaggtattataaatttaagatgacCTATACTGGGTAGGGTAGCTTCAAACTATTTAAGTCAACACTTGACTGAATGACAATAAGGAGTAGCGAAGGTCACCACCAAATATAGACATTTGCAGCCACCTGTAAGCAAGTGGCCGAAACGTAACAAGGACTTAGAAATAAAACACCTACCAAGCTTGCTTGACGAAATGGAGTAATGCGATAATATGAACCCGGAAATTAGAGAATGTGTTTTATCCACCTGatgtatatttatgcacataGAACATGTACTCGGCCATCAAGCAAGATTCCAGAAGTATCAAATACATATCACATTCTCTGACTACAGTACATTTAAGAATCAATGACAAACCATGTTGTCAAAACCAAATGTTTGGGATGACACAAATCActctaaagaaataatgggccAAAGGACAAATCATTACagggactgaaaaatatttattgatgcgtGAGAATAAAATTTGTGGGGCATGCGTGAGTGCTACTGAGAGAGGATTTTATGGCCCACGTGctgattaaaaagattaaaaagaaggaagccttGATCAGGCATTTTACGGAAGACCAAGCACAAACGATCACAAAGAACAACAAGAAGCACGATTGGAGAGGTGCCACCTCGCTCAAGTCTCCTGGAAAATGCCTACTACAACCACAGTGACATACTATTTCACACCGTCGGAGCAGTGAGAATTAAAAAGGTCAGACCGCATCAAATGTTGGTGACTAGTGGGGACTCACACTCTGGTATTAGGAGGACAAATTGGTCTGACCATCTTGGAGAGCAATCTGGCAATACTAATTAATGCGCAGGATGCACACACTGCTGACAGCAGCAGTTCCATTGCTGGGTACACTACCTAGTGGCCTGAACACAAGGAGACGTGTGTGGGAACATTCTTAGCAGCCCtgtggtctgggtggggcctctgGAAGATCTGCAGGGACCGAAGAGACAGCTAATGGACCCTGAAGCACTGacctggaagagggagggatagCACTAGATGTAGTCTCTCGAAAAtggaaacaggtgttcaaacaaagatTCCTACATGAACGTTCAGAGGTgccctattctcaatagccaaaagggggaaacaacccaaatgcccatcaatggacaaatagataaactaaatgtcgtccatccataccatggattattattcagctgtgaaaaggaaggaagcaagtacCGATTCACGCTACCACGTAGATGTACCATGAGGAAAACATTACACTATGTGAAAgccgccagacacagaaggccatgcGTTGAGTTCATGGGAGGGAGAGCTCCACATGGGGGAAACCTCTGTcgacagaaagcagataagtggttgccaagAGCTATTTATTGggagcgtgtgtatgtgtgtgctcgggggtggggggacgacGAGCATGGGGAGTGAGTGCTTAACGGGTACAGGGGTTTCTTGGCGGGGTggtgaaaatgctttggaagcagaCGGTTGTGATTGTTCCACGACATCACGAATGTACTTGACACCATGTCGTACCcgtcccccacccctctttctttatcttgcctgcgATGCTCGGGTCCTACAGAAGGCGAGCGCTGCCACAGAGGGAGGGCCCAGGGGCGAGAGCGTGCGGGTGCCTTGCACCTGCCCTGGCCGGCCGTTTGTAGGCCCAGGCCCGCTCCCTCGGGGTCAACTGGAGGGCAGTGACGTCACCAGTGTGCGCGGCCACGAGCCTGTTCCGGACCAATGAGGGGCCGGGTCGCGGTAGCTAGGTTACGGAGTACGGGCCAAGTACCGACATCTTGAGAGGCATCCAGTCGAGCCAGACCTCGCAGATTGATCGGTTGTCTCCAAGGCCCGGCATGCCGAGCAGGAGGACGAGCCGTCCACGGTCGTCCGGTCTCAATAGGTGCCGTGCCGCCGCTCTCGCGCCCACCGAGCCGAGCTGACATTCTCCGTGAGCCACCCGGAGCGCCTCCTGCGGGAGGGCCACTACGCCCAGTGCCCGAGTTCGTGTGCGCCGGTCTTTCTAGGTGCCATCGTCGAGTACGTGACGGCCAAGGTCTTGGAGC is a window of Cynocephalus volans isolate mCynVol1 chromosome X, mCynVol1.pri, whole genome shotgun sequence DNA encoding:
- the LOC134368238 gene encoding histone H2B-like, translated to MAEPASAPSPEEGVSTQAPEKGAPTALKQKKPRRHRRRSRRHTRCRRGRRGEDSFATYFPRVLKLVHDGLSLSQQAVNVMDSCISDLFERLAEEAGRLARYNQRCTLTSQDIQAAVHLLLTGELRKHAVTEGTRAVLRFTMST
- the LOC134368239 gene encoding histone H2A-Bbd type 2/3-like, with the protein product MRGRVAVARLRSTGQVPCRRSRAHRAELTFSVSHPERLLREGHYAQCPSSCAPVFLGAIVEYVTAKVLELASDEARRSSRRCITLELLDVAVHSNALLSGFFVTTTISQVAPA